From Pelotomaculum schinkii, the proteins below share one genomic window:
- a CDS encoding helix-turn-helix domain-containing protein, protein MAVSYKKLWKLLIDRDMKKKDLQATADISSGAIAKLGRNENITTAVLVKICNALKCDIGDIMEIIPDEPKGGDGNE, encoded by the coding sequence ATGGCTGTTAGCTACAAAAAGCTATGGAAATTATTAATCGACAGAGATATGAAAAAGAAAGATCTCCAAGCTACGGCAGATATCAGTTCCGGCGCCATCGCTAAGCTTGGCCGAAATGAAAACATAACTACAGCAGTGCTGGTGAAAATATGCAATGCGTTAAAATGCGATATCGGAGATATCATGGAAATAATTCCAGACGAACCGAAAGGCGGTGATGGTAATGAGTAA
- a CDS encoding virulence RhuM family protein: MVMSKKKVPEEKSIRSSAAEYLTYIAATGDNPQSVEMRYEDENIWLTQKMLATLYDVDVRTINEHIQKIYSDHELESESTIRNFRIVQTEGSRQVAREVKHYNLQMIIAVGFKINSDRAVQFRKWVNKIAKDYTIQGWVMDDDRLKNGGSVLNEKYYDKLLEKIREIRLSERRFYQKVTDIYATALDYDKNAKTTHEFFAKVQNKMHFAVHGQTAAEVIYNRADAKKEHMGLTTWDDAPDGKIQRYDVSVAKNYLSRDELFSLERIVSAYLDLAEDRARRHIPMTMEDWAKRLDIFLQADDREILTDAGKISAQIAKEHAESEFEKYRIIQDKLFESDYDKQLKLLEQQITKRTDDDET, translated from the coding sequence ATGGTAATGAGTAAAAAGAAAGTACCTGAGGAAAAAAGCATTCGATCCTCCGCCGCTGAATATCTGACATACATCGCTGCTACAGGCGATAATCCTCAAAGCGTTGAAATGCGTTATGAAGACGAGAATATTTGGCTCACGCAGAAAATGCTCGCTACGCTTTATGATGTGGATGTACGGACAATAAACGAACATATACAAAAAATATATTCTGACCATGAACTTGAATCTGAATCAACTATCCGGAATTTCCGGATAGTTCAAACTGAAGGTTCACGACAGGTCGCTCGTGAAGTTAAGCACTACAACCTGCAAATGATTATTGCTGTCGGTTTTAAAATCAACTCAGATCGCGCCGTGCAGTTCCGCAAATGGGTCAATAAAATTGCAAAGGACTACACGATTCAAGGCTGGGTTATGGATGATGACCGTCTGAAAAACGGTGGTTCGGTTTTGAACGAAAAGTATTATGATAAGTTGCTTGAAAAAATCCGTGAGATACGGCTTTCTGAGCGCAGGTTTTATCAAAAGGTCACAGATATTTACGCTACTGCTCTCGATTATGATAAGAACGCAAAGACAACACATGAGTTCTTCGCTAAAGTGCAGAACAAAATGCACTTTGCCGTTCATGGTCAGACGGCTGCGGAAGTGATTTATAACCGAGCCGATGCAAAAAAAGAACATATGGGGCTGACCACTTGGGATGATGCGCCGGATGGAAAAATCCAGCGTTACGATGTTTCTGTTGCGAAAAATTATCTGTCGCGTGACGAGCTATTTTCCTTGGAACGTATTGTGTCCGCCTATCTCGACTTGGCAGAGGACAGAGCCCGACGTCATATCCCAATGACTATGGAGGATTGGGCTAAGCGGCTTGATATATTCCTACAAGCGGATGACCGCGAGATTTTAACAGACGCAGGGAAAATATCTGCTCAAATTGCCAAGGAACATGCTGAAAGCGAATTCGAAAAATACAGGATCATACAGGACAAGCTGTTTGAGTCAGATTATGATAAACAGCTTAAGCTTCTTGAACAGCAAATAACAAAAAGGACAGATGATGACGAGACATAA
- a CDS encoding class I SAM-dependent DNA methyltransferase, whose translation MDVIKLTWDDIKGNAVAFSKRWKDAHNEEAQAQAFEMDFFRVFGIDDPEQSGDFEYKVPLDDGRTGYIDYLWKKQIAVEMKSRGKELSRAYEQLKEYVVHLPAEDIPDLLMVCDFENIVLHRRSTGEKFAFKTKDLHKNIKRFANISGYETTREFDNQVEVNVKAAEKMAKLHDALKEHGYEGHDLEVYLVRILFCLFADDTGIFPEDSFINYIANSKEDGSDLSDRIGKLFEVLNMPNEVRAKRTLLSADLKQFRYINGGLFASLLPTAEFDAKMRGILLDCCNFDWNKISPAIFGAMFQGVMDKDQRRELGAHYTSEENILKLIDPLFMDDLWQEYDRIKTAPKQLDLFHEKISRMKFLDPACGCGNFLIITYRELRILELELLKMKVNTNQLMLDMSALLKVNVEQFYGIEYEDFPCQIAQVGMWLMDHQMNIRAAEQFGMYYARLPLTQSATIIHGNALTIDWPSVVPKHELSYILGNPPFVGARMMNETQKKEITQVVEAEATTPLRYENMADNLDYVTAWYFKAARYIIGTRIPVGFVSTNSICQGEQVAPLWDTLIHDYGMEINYAYRTFKWSNAAKGKAAVHCVIVGFSVAGTKRGKKIIVDGENIVEVANISPYLVDAPSIIIQPQKKPLCDVPEMKFGSQPRDGGYFVLSPEEREQILALEPLLDAVIKPYVGAEEFINNKERYCIWLLNAPIEIIKNSKILRDRIAAVQEFRLSSKAKTTNGYAKVPSRFAQIAQPDGNYLIVPSVSSENRRYVPIGFLDADSIASNAVQIVPDATLYHFGVLTSNVHMAWMRAVCGRLKSDYRYSKELVYNTFPWPDATEEQIKAIEAAAQKVLDERAKYPNMSLADLYDPILITTTGLQNAHYALDRAVMAAYGFPIKGTTEAVCVAQLMERYKKLVETGGEAHE comes from the coding sequence GTGGACGTTATAAAACTTACATGGGATGACATAAAAGGCAACGCAGTTGCATTCTCAAAACGATGGAAGGATGCGCACAACGAGGAAGCTCAAGCGCAAGCCTTTGAAATGGATTTCTTCCGTGTGTTCGGTATTGACGATCCTGAGCAGTCCGGTGACTTTGAATACAAGGTACCGCTGGACGACGGACGCACGGGCTACATAGATTATCTATGGAAAAAACAGATTGCTGTTGAGATGAAATCGCGCGGCAAGGAGTTGTCACGCGCATATGAACAGCTCAAAGAATATGTCGTACACCTTCCTGCGGAAGATATTCCTGACCTCTTGATGGTCTGCGATTTTGAAAACATTGTTCTGCATCGCCGTAGCACTGGTGAAAAATTTGCATTCAAAACAAAGGATTTACACAAAAACATAAAGCGATTCGCCAATATTTCCGGATATGAAACAACCCGTGAATTTGATAATCAAGTAGAGGTCAACGTTAAAGCTGCCGAGAAAATGGCAAAGCTGCATGATGCTCTGAAAGAGCATGGGTATGAAGGACATGACCTTGAGGTATATCTCGTAAGGATTCTGTTTTGTCTTTTTGCTGATGATACAGGCATCTTCCCAGAGGATAGCTTTATTAATTACATTGCCAATTCTAAGGAGGACGGCAGCGACCTTTCGGATCGTATTGGCAAATTGTTTGAAGTCCTTAATATGCCGAACGAGGTAAGGGCGAAGCGCACCTTGTTGTCAGCGGATCTCAAGCAGTTCCGCTATATCAATGGCGGCCTTTTTGCCTCTCTTTTACCTACAGCTGAGTTCGACGCAAAAATGCGCGGTATACTTCTGGACTGCTGTAATTTCGACTGGAATAAAATTTCTCCCGCTATCTTTGGTGCTATGTTTCAAGGCGTCATGGACAAGGATCAGCGTCGTGAGCTTGGGGCGCACTATACCAGTGAAGAGAACATACTGAAGCTGATAGACCCTCTGTTTATGGACGATCTCTGGCAGGAATATGACCGCATAAAAACAGCTCCCAAACAACTTGATCTCTTTCATGAAAAAATCAGTCGCATGAAGTTTCTCGATCCTGCTTGCGGCTGCGGCAACTTCCTTATCATTACATACCGTGAACTTCGCATATTGGAGCTGGAACTGTTGAAGATGAAGGTCAACACCAATCAGCTTATGCTTGATATGTCTGCACTTCTGAAGGTAAACGTGGAGCAGTTTTATGGCATTGAGTATGAAGATTTCCCCTGCCAGATAGCTCAGGTAGGCATGTGGCTGATGGATCACCAGATGAACATTCGTGCCGCTGAACAGTTTGGCATGTATTATGCACGTCTGCCGTTGACTCAATCGGCTACGATTATCCATGGAAATGCCTTGACGATTGACTGGCCGAGTGTCGTGCCTAAGCACGAGCTGAGTTATATTCTCGGCAATCCACCGTTTGTCGGCGCAAGGATGATGAATGAAACACAGAAGAAAGAAATTACACAGGTAGTTGAAGCTGAGGCAACTACACCGCTTCGCTATGAAAATATGGCTGACAATTTGGATTATGTAACCGCTTGGTATTTTAAAGCGGCGCGCTATATTATCGGTACACGAATTCCTGTCGGGTTTGTTTCGACAAATAGTATTTGTCAGGGCGAACAGGTTGCTCCGCTATGGGATACGCTGATTCATGATTATGGAATGGAAATCAATTATGCCTATCGCACATTCAAGTGGAGCAATGCTGCAAAGGGTAAAGCTGCTGTACATTGTGTGATCGTTGGATTTAGTGTAGCTGGTACCAAGCGGGGGAAGAAGATTATTGTTGATGGAGAAAATATAGTGGAGGTTGCTAATATTTCTCCATACCTCGTCGATGCTCCAAGTATTATCATTCAGCCTCAGAAAAAGCCGCTTTGCGACGTACCGGAAATGAAGTTTGGCAGTCAGCCACGTGATGGCGGATATTTTGTATTATCTCCAGAAGAACGTGAGCAGATACTTGCGCTAGAGCCATTGCTTGATGCTGTTATTAAGCCGTATGTTGGCGCCGAAGAATTTATCAACAATAAAGAGCGTTATTGCATCTGGCTCCTGAATGCACCAATCGAAATCATCAAAAATAGCAAGATTCTTCGTGACCGGATTGCGGCGGTACAAGAATTCAGGCTTTCAAGCAAAGCAAAGACAACAAACGGATATGCCAAGGTGCCCTCTAGATTCGCACAAATAGCCCAGCCAGATGGGAATTACCTTATAGTCCCCAGCGTATCGTCGGAGAATCGCCGTTATGTTCCGATAGGGTTTCTTGATGCCGACAGTATTGCCTCGAACGCTGTTCAAATTGTACCAGACGCTACCCTTTATCATTTCGGTGTCCTCACATCTAATGTTCATATGGCATGGATGAGAGCAGTCTGCGGCCGCCTGAAAAGCGATTATCGTTATTCAAAGGAATTGGTATACAATACATTCCCGTGGCCAGATGCGACCGAAGAACAAATTAAGGCCATCGAAGCAGCGGCACAAAAAGTTTTAGATGAACGCGCGAAGTATCCTAATATGAGCCTTGCAGATCTCTACGACCCCATACTTATAACGACCACCGGCCTGCAAAACGCACATTATGCTCTTGACCGTGCTGTTATGGCTGCCTACGGATTCCCTATAAAAGGGACAACGGAAGCTGTTTGCGTGGCGCAATTGATGGAGAGATATAAAAAGCTGGTGGAAACAGGGGGTGAAGCTCATGAGTGA
- a CDS encoding N-acetyltransferase — protein MEFVKAKITDVEPIHALINYYAEKGLMLARPRTMLYESLREFTVARDRGKVVAAGSLHIIWEDIAEVRALAVAPEYAKKGVGRKLVDMFIEEAGELGLPRLFALTYQQVFFEKCGFHVVPKESLPQKVWKECVNCPKFPNCEEIAMILDVQIQG, from the coding sequence ATGGAATTTGTTAAAGCCAAAATTACCGATGTTGAGCCAATCCATGCTTTGATCAACTATTATGCAGAAAAGGGCCTGATGCTGGCCAGACCCCGAACCATGTTATATGAAAGCCTGCGGGAGTTCACCGTAGCCAGGGACCGCGGAAAGGTCGTGGCGGCAGGTTCTCTACACATTATTTGGGAGGACATAGCAGAAGTCAGAGCCCTGGCCGTGGCGCCTGAATACGCTAAAAAAGGTGTGGGACGCAAGCTTGTCGATATGTTCATCGAAGAAGCCGGAGAACTGGGGCTTCCTCGTCTCTTTGCCCTCACTTACCAGCAGGTCTTTTTTGAAAAATGCGGTTTTCATGTAGTCCCCAAGGAATCCCTGCCCCAAAAAGTCTGGAAGGAATGTGTCAATTGTCCCAAGTTCCCCAACTGTGAGGAAATTGCCATGATTTTAGATGTTCAAATACAAGGCTAA
- a CDS encoding IreB family regulatory phosphoprotein, producing MSWDVSEETMMFKVQAEEVNQARDILQQVHEALKEKGYNPINQLVGYLLSGDPAYITSHGNARSLIRRLERDEILEELVKSYLEKK from the coding sequence ATGTCCTGGGATGTATCAGAAGAAACCATGATGTTTAAGGTCCAGGCCGAAGAAGTTAACCAGGCCAGGGATATCCTTCAACAGGTCCATGAAGCGTTAAAAGAGAAGGGATATAATCCGATCAACCAGCTTGTGGGGTATCTTTTATCAGGGGATCCGGCGTATATAACCAGCCATGGCAACGCCCGCAGCTTGATCCGGCGGCTTGAGCGCGATGAAATCCTTGAGGAACTTGTCAAAAGCTACCTGGAAAAAAAGTAA
- a CDS encoding aldo/keto reductase — MQYRYLARTGMRVSRLCFGALTIGPLQANLPLVEGARIIRTALEAGVNFIDTAELYRTYSYIREAIRGYQGEVIIASKCYAYTSQGMQDSLELALRELKRDYIDIFMLHEQESILTIRGHWEAIEYLSQAKKKGLVRAIGISTHHVEGVLGAASVPEIEIIQPLVNLSGIGIKGGNIQDMLAAIHNAAEAGKGLYGMKALGGGNLLERPEEAFAFILSIPEFASVAVGMSTEEEVAYNTCLFSGKAVPEEVKAKVRRQPRRLHIEEYCCGCGECLAKCSSGALRLNEGKAVVDHQLCTRCGYCSPVCPDFCIKVI, encoded by the coding sequence TTGCAATATAGATATCTGGCAAGGACCGGTATGCGAGTATCCCGGCTTTGTTTTGGGGCGCTGACTATCGGTCCGCTCCAGGCCAACCTACCCCTGGTTGAAGGAGCCCGCATTATCCGTACGGCTCTGGAAGCAGGGGTGAATTTTATTGATACGGCTGAACTTTACCGCACTTATAGTTATATTCGTGAAGCAATCCGGGGTTACCAGGGAGAAGTCATCATTGCGTCGAAATGTTACGCCTACACCTCGCAGGGGATGCAAGACAGCCTGGAACTTGCGCTAAGGGAGCTTAAAAGGGACTACATCGATATTTTCATGCTCCATGAACAGGAGTCAATTTTGACCATCCGGGGGCATTGGGAGGCTATTGAGTACCTTTCGCAGGCCAAAAAAAAGGGTTTGGTCCGGGCCATCGGTATCTCCACCCATCATGTGGAGGGGGTATTGGGAGCGGCCTCAGTTCCCGAGATAGAAATAATCCAACCCCTCGTTAACTTATCCGGTATTGGTATCAAGGGAGGAAACATCCAGGACATGCTGGCGGCCATACACAATGCGGCAGAAGCAGGTAAAGGGTTGTATGGGATGAAAGCGCTGGGCGGTGGAAACCTATTGGAAAGGCCTGAGGAAGCCTTTGCTTTTATCCTGTCCATCCCGGAATTTGCTTCGGTCGCGGTGGGCATGAGCACTGAGGAGGAAGTGGCCTATAACACTTGTCTTTTCAGCGGGAAGGCGGTGCCGGAAGAAGTCAAAGCAAAGGTCAGGCGCCAACCCAGGCGGCTGCACATTGAGGAGTATTGCTGCGGGTGTGGAGAGTGTTTGGCCAAATGCTCCTCCGGGGCTTTGCGGTTAAACGAGGGTAAGGCGGTTGTGGACCACCAGCTTTGCACTCGCTGTGGTTATTGCAGCCCGGTGTGTCCAGATTTCTGTATAAAGGTGATATAA
- the ruvX gene encoding Holliday junction resolvase RuvX: protein MRILGIDLGDKKIGLALSDPMGWTAQGLEVINSKGSIEADIAKIKEYVERYEVEKVIVGLPLNMDGSSGPRAEKARSFAARMGKKLKVAVEMTDERLTTVAAEKLLIEADLSRTRRRQVIDKMAAVLILQSYLDLKAAK, encoded by the coding sequence ATGCGTATTTTAGGGATTGATTTGGGTGATAAGAAGATTGGACTGGCTTTGAGCGATCCTATGGGGTGGACTGCCCAGGGGCTTGAGGTTATAAACAGCAAAGGATCTATTGAGGCCGACATCGCTAAAATCAAGGAATACGTGGAGCGCTATGAGGTCGAAAAGGTAATTGTTGGTCTGCCCTTGAACATGGACGGCAGCTCCGGCCCGCGCGCCGAGAAAGCAAGGTCTTTTGCAGCCCGGATGGGCAAGAAATTGAAGGTAGCAGTTGAAATGACCGATGAGCGTTTGACCACGGTAGCTGCCGAGAAGCTTTTGATAGAGGCCGACTTGAGCAGGACCAGGCGCAGGCAGGTAATTGACAAGATGGCCGCGGTGTTAATTTTACAAAGCTATCTTGACTTAAAAGCGGCCAAATAA
- a CDS encoding DUF1292 domain-containing protein — translation MTEQEEVITLVDEEGAEHDFTVVDIINVDGSEYAILLPVEEENDEAIILKFTHDDEGNELLVDIEDDEEWEKVADAWEEMLAEEEVE, via the coding sequence GTGACCGAACAAGAAGAGGTTATCACCCTGGTCGATGAAGAAGGGGCGGAACATGACTTTACAGTCGTTGATATCATAAATGTTGACGGATCTGAATATGCTATCCTGCTGCCGGTTGAGGAAGAAAATGACGAAGCAATCATTCTCAAGTTTACCCATGATGATGAAGGTAATGAACTCCTGGTAGATATTGAGGATGACGAGGAATGGGAAAAAGTAGCAGACGCCTGGGAAGAGATGCTGGCTGAGGAAGAAGTGGAGTAA
- a CDS encoding VanW family protein: protein MSAKSDRILYGLIIAAVFILPLVLFGSGFFRSATERVLPGVEVLGVQLGGLTKAEGVTRLGEVEKTLRASRVVLRYQDRTWNLLLNEVGFNLNEEAVMDAALQAGRTGSLYKRWQERKQFQKTGLALSPVFEYDREKLSSQVGELADEIIVEPVDATFRVNSNDTVSIVPAKDGIGVDLDRLEKDINNFLGAGLKQEVNLTLIPVAPSRSTDFVESMKVDGLLASYTTAFDPSKTSRSYNVSVAAQAFDELLIMPGHEVSFNKVVGPRSTEAGYKNAPVIVNNEFVDGPGGGVCQVSTTLYNCILLANLDIIERSSHSLPVSYVPIGRDATVVYDAIDMKFRNNTDSYLYIKSYVSGGLLTIKIYGNTKFKRDVTVNSWIIREIEPQVIYETDASLPKGEEVVKQEGSKGFIAAAERVVRLKGVVEKRERLPSSDYNPVNKIIAVGTAVQSVPQIAPSTPSPSGPPKGGQDAVPINNNGGSNRNSTANPAIPTSATGRGITAGGPASADTVTPGTTGI from the coding sequence GTGTCCGCTAAAAGTGACCGGATACTATATGGCCTCATCATAGCTGCTGTGTTTATACTGCCCCTGGTTTTATTTGGCTCGGGCTTTTTTCGCTCTGCCACGGAAAGGGTTCTACCGGGGGTTGAAGTATTGGGTGTTCAACTGGGAGGACTGACGAAGGCTGAAGGAGTAACCAGGCTGGGTGAAGTAGAGAAAACTCTGCGGGCTTCCAGGGTGGTTCTGCGCTATCAGGACCGGACATGGAACTTATTGCTGAATGAGGTTGGTTTCAATCTCAACGAAGAAGCGGTGATGGATGCCGCGCTGCAGGCCGGCAGAACCGGGTCGCTATATAAGCGCTGGCAGGAAAGGAAGCAGTTTCAAAAAACGGGTCTGGCGCTTTCGCCTGTTTTTGAATATGACCGGGAAAAGCTGTCCTCCCAAGTCGGGGAACTGGCCGATGAGATCATTGTCGAACCGGTTGACGCCACTTTTAGGGTAAACAGCAATGATACGGTTTCTATAGTGCCCGCCAAAGACGGTATTGGGGTGGATCTGGACCGCCTGGAAAAAGATATTAATAATTTTCTGGGGGCAGGCTTGAAGCAAGAGGTTAACCTCACGCTGATTCCGGTAGCCCCCTCCCGTTCAACCGATTTTGTCGAGTCTATGAAGGTTGATGGGCTTCTGGCCAGTTATACCACAGCATTTGACCCCTCTAAAACAAGTCGGAGTTATAATGTCAGCGTTGCAGCTCAGGCCTTTGACGAGCTATTGATTATGCCGGGGCATGAGGTATCCTTTAATAAAGTGGTCGGGCCGCGCAGTACGGAGGCGGGCTATAAGAATGCTCCGGTGATCGTCAACAATGAATTTGTTGATGGGCCCGGCGGTGGTGTGTGCCAGGTTTCTACAACGCTTTATAACTGCATCCTCCTGGCCAACCTGGACATCATAGAACGATCCAGTCACTCTCTGCCTGTTTCATATGTACCTATCGGGCGTGACGCCACGGTGGTTTATGACGCCATTGACATGAAATTCAGGAACAATACAGACAGCTACCTGTATATAAAGTCCTATGTGTCAGGCGGTCTGCTTACCATTAAAATTTATGGCAACACCAAGTTTAAAAGAGATGTCACAGTTAACTCATGGATTATCCGGGAGATTGAACCCCAGGTAATTTATGAAACTGACGCCAGCCTGCCGAAAGGCGAGGAAGTCGTCAAGCAGGAAGGTTCCAAGGGGTTCATAGCTGCTGCTGAACGAGTTGTAAGGCTCAAGGGCGTGGTGGAAAAAAGAGAAAGACTTCCGTCCAGTGACTACAACCCGGTTAACAAGATTATTGCTGTTGGGACGGCAGTGCAGTCTGTACCTCAGATAGCCCCTTCTACTCCGTCACCGTCCGGCCCTCCAAAGGGAGGACAAGACGCTGTTCCAATCAACAATAATGGCGGGAGCAACAGAAACAGTACTGCGAATCCGGCCATTCCCACGTCCGCTACCGGGCGCGGCATCACGGCCGGCGGGCCGGCTTCCGCTGATACCGTTACTCCGGGAACAACAGGAATATAA
- the mltG gene encoding endolytic transglycosylase MltG, which yields MRFSRSKPKNKSKANKVVALYRYAVLSLAGTFCLAFFFVLAMLSPVSSKDESKEVVVAIPQQATAGMVGEILKKEGLVRSSLAFRLYTRWKSMDSGIKAGQYRLSSALSTPQIIMELVDGRLAVQSITIPEGLNTAQVADLLAAKGLVNREKFISVVANQEFPYSFLSGAPQGDKRLEGYLFPDTYNFNIGDSESAIVETMLKRFQREMEELGFAALAERNGISLHQAVTIASLVEREAMADEERPLIAGVIYNRLKISMPLQIDATIQYALGENKPEIYYKDLEVDSPYNTYKNYGLPPGPIAMPGRPSLLAAVNPADTDYLYYVAKPDGYHAFATTLAQHNVNKEMYQR from the coding sequence ATGAGATTTTCTCGCAGCAAGCCTAAAAATAAATCAAAAGCAAACAAAGTGGTAGCCCTTTACCGTTATGCGGTCCTAAGCCTGGCAGGTACATTTTGTCTTGCCTTTTTTTTTGTTCTCGCCATGCTGTCCCCGGTGTCATCCAAGGATGAGTCAAAGGAAGTAGTGGTGGCCATACCCCAACAGGCAACCGCCGGAATGGTCGGAGAAATACTGAAAAAAGAGGGACTGGTGCGCAGTTCTTTAGCGTTCAGGCTATATACCAGGTGGAAGAGTATGGACAGCGGCATTAAGGCAGGTCAATACCGGTTGAGCAGTGCACTATCCACGCCCCAAATAATTATGGAACTGGTGGATGGACGTTTAGCCGTCCAGTCCATTACCATACCTGAAGGGCTTAACACTGCTCAGGTGGCAGATTTGCTTGCTGCGAAAGGGCTGGTCAACCGGGAGAAGTTTATTTCCGTAGTTGCCAACCAGGAATTTCCTTATAGCTTTCTTAGCGGGGCGCCTCAAGGAGATAAGCGTCTGGAAGGCTATCTTTTCCCCGATACCTATAACTTCAACATCGGCGACAGTGAAAGCGCAATAGTTGAAACCATGTTAAAGCGCTTTCAACGGGAGATGGAGGAACTAGGATTTGCGGCTTTGGCTGAAAGAAACGGGATATCCCTGCATCAGGCTGTCACCATTGCTTCCCTGGTGGAAAGGGAAGCAATGGCTGATGAAGAAAGGCCATTAATCGCTGGGGTTATTTATAACCGGCTTAAAATTTCGATGCCGCTTCAGATAGACGCCACCATCCAGTATGCGCTGGGTGAGAACAAGCCTGAAATATATTATAAGGATCTGGAAGTTGATTCACCGTACAACACCTACAAAAATTATGGGCTCCCACCGGGCCCCATCGCCATGCCCGGCAGGCCCTCGCTCCTGGCCGCCGTTAACCCGGCAGACACGGATTATCTTTATTATGTCGCCAAACCCGATGGCTATCACGCTTTTGCCACCACACTGGCGCAGCATAATGTCAATAAGGAGATGTACCAGCGGTGA
- a CDS encoding peptidase U32 family protein, with protein MIELLAPAGDLEKLKIAILYGADAVYLGGRHFGLRAGAGNFEHDELVEGVRFAHAHGAKVYVTVNIFAHNQDLELIPGYLGSIVEAGVDGVIMSDPGLVELSRTLYPDLPVHLSTQANTTNWAAARFWQRMGVSRIVLARELSLDEIKEIIERVPVDLEVFVHGAMCMAYSGRCLLSNYLTGRDANRGDCAQSCRWQYALLEEKRPGEFIPVEEDTRGTYILSSRDLCLIEHIPELIGAGVKSFKIEGRMKSANYVAGVVKAYRAALDAYQKDPHSYRFDPAWLEDISKVSHRNYTTGFMFGNPGASGQHYGAGVYRRSHIFAGLVREYEPRTGLALVEQRNRFAVGDLLEVMVPRDNDFVQKAAEIIDDEGRLVEAAPHPRQLVRIPFDRPVPPYAIIRRIV; from the coding sequence GTGATTGAACTTTTAGCCCCGGCGGGTGATTTGGAAAAGTTGAAAATTGCCATTCTCTATGGCGCCGATGCCGTCTACCTCGGTGGGCGGCATTTTGGCTTGAGGGCTGGCGCAGGCAATTTTGAGCACGATGAGCTGGTCGAAGGAGTACGCTTTGCGCATGCGCATGGCGCAAAAGTTTACGTGACCGTAAACATATTTGCCCATAACCAGGACCTGGAGCTTATTCCCGGTTACCTGGGGTCAATCGTGGAAGCAGGGGTGGACGGGGTAATTATGTCCGACCCGGGTCTGGTGGAGCTGTCCAGGACTTTGTATCCGGACCTGCCGGTCCACCTCAGCACCCAGGCCAACACTACCAACTGGGCTGCCGCCAGGTTTTGGCAGAGGATGGGAGTATCCCGCATTGTTCTGGCCCGTGAGCTGTCCCTGGATGAAATTAAAGAAATCATTGAACGAGTGCCGGTCGACCTGGAGGTATTTGTCCATGGCGCCATGTGCATGGCTTATTCCGGCCGTTGCCTGCTCAGTAATTATCTTACCGGCAGGGACGCCAACCGTGGTGATTGTGCCCAATCCTGCCGCTGGCAGTACGCGCTGCTGGAGGAAAAAAGGCCTGGCGAATTTATCCCTGTTGAGGAGGATACCAGGGGAACCTACATCTTAAGCTCACGAGACCTCTGCCTGATTGAGCATATTCCAGAACTCATCGGGGCCGGAGTCAAGAGTTTTAAAATAGAAGGCCGGATGAAAAGCGCCAACTACGTGGCAGGTGTTGTGAAGGCCTACCGTGCGGCGCTGGACGCCTACCAAAAGGACCCGCACAGCTACCGTTTTGATCCAGCCTGGCTGGAGGATATCAGCAAGGTCAGCCACCGCAATTACACTACCGGCTTTATGTTTGGGAACCCCGGCGCTTCCGGTCAGCATTACGGGGCAGGCGTCTACCGGCGGAGCCATATATTCGCGGGACTGGTCAGGGAATACGAACCTCGCACGGGTTTGGCTCTGGTGGAACAGCGGAACCGGTTTGCCGTGGGGGACCTGTTGGAGGTAATGGTTCCAAGGGATAATGACTTTGTGCAAAAAGCAGCAGAGATAATAGACGATGAAGGCCGGCTGGTTGAGGCTGCCCCTCATCCCAGGCAGCTGGTGCGGATTCCTTTTGACCGGCCTGTGCCGCCCTATGCCATAATCAGAAGAATTGTATAA